Proteins encoded by one window of Streptomyces clavuligerus:
- the hisS gene encoding histidine--tRNA ligase: MTTFQAPRGTYDLLPPDSATFLAVREAIAAPLKNSGYGYVETPGFEAVELFARGVGESTDIVTKEMYAFETKGGTKLALRPEGTASVLRAALEANLHKQGVLPVKLWYSGSYYRYEKPQKGRYRHFSQVGAEAIGAEDPALDAELIILADQAYRSLGLRHFRILLNSLGDQECRPVYREALQEFLRGLDLDEETRRRVEINPLRVLDDKRPEVRRQLTGAPSLRDSLCDGCRAYHQEVRELLTEAGVSFEDDEKLVRGLDYYTRTTFEFVHDGLGSQSAVGGGGRYDGLSEMLGGPALPSVGWALGVDRTVLALQAEGVSLELPPATSVFAVPLGEEARRALFGVVTRLRRAGVAADFAYGGRGLKGAMKVAHRSGARYTVVAGERDLAEGVVQLKNMESGEQRPVPLSTVVDELGALLA; the protein is encoded by the coding sequence GTGACCACGTTTCAGGCCCCCCGGGGCACCTACGATCTGCTGCCGCCCGACTCCGCCACGTTCCTGGCGGTTCGTGAGGCGATCGCGGCTCCGCTGAAGAACTCCGGCTACGGCTATGTCGAGACGCCAGGGTTTGAAGCCGTCGAACTGTTCGCGCGCGGTGTCGGCGAGTCCACCGACATCGTGACGAAGGAGATGTACGCCTTCGAGACCAAGGGCGGCACCAAGCTGGCCCTGCGCCCCGAGGGCACCGCGTCCGTCCTGCGCGCCGCGCTGGAGGCCAACCTGCACAAGCAGGGCGTCCTGCCGGTCAAGCTCTGGTACTCCGGCTCGTACTACCGCTACGAGAAGCCGCAGAAGGGCCGCTACCGCCACTTCTCCCAGGTCGGCGCCGAGGCGATCGGCGCCGAGGACCCGGCCCTGGACGCCGAGCTGATCATCCTCGCCGACCAGGCGTACCGCTCGCTGGGCCTGCGCCACTTCCGCATCCTGCTGAACTCGCTCGGCGACCAGGAGTGCCGCCCCGTCTACCGCGAGGCCCTCCAGGAGTTCCTGCGCGGACTCGACCTCGACGAGGAGACCCGCCGCCGGGTGGAGATCAACCCGCTGCGCGTCCTCGACGACAAGCGGCCCGAGGTACGGAGGCAGCTCACGGGGGCCCCCTCCCTGCGCGACTCCCTCTGCGACGGCTGCCGCGCCTACCACCAGGAGGTCCGCGAGCTGCTGACCGAGGCGGGCGTCTCCTTCGAGGACGACGAGAAGCTGGTGCGCGGCCTCGACTACTACACCCGGACCACCTTCGAGTTCGTCCACGACGGCCTCGGCTCCCAGTCCGCCGTGGGCGGCGGCGGGCGCTACGACGGGCTCTCCGAGATGCTCGGCGGCCCGGCCCTGCCCTCCGTCGGCTGGGCGCTCGGCGTCGACCGCACCGTCCTGGCCCTCCAGGCCGAGGGCGTGTCGCTGGAGCTGCCGCCCGCCACCAGCGTCTTCGCCGTCCCGCTGGGCGAGGAGGCCCGCCGCGCCCTGTTCGGCGTCGTCACCCGGCTGCGCCGGGCGGGCGTCGCCGCCGACTTCGCCTACGGGGGCCGCGGCCTCAAGGGCGCCATGAAGGTGGCCCACCGCAGCGGCGCCCGGTACACCGTCGTCGCCGGTGAGCGCGACCTCGCCGAGGGCGTCGTGCAGCTCAAGAACATGGAGTCGGGCGAGCAGCGCCCCGTACCGCTCTCCACGGTCGTGGACGAGCTGGGCGCGCTCCTCGCCTGA
- a CDS encoding vitamin K epoxide reductase family protein yields MTTAAMDDVASGERADEDGDGRRTVGGSRPFAWLLVITGAAGLLAAWVITIDKFKLLEDPSFTPGCSLNPVVSCGNIMKSDQASVFGFPNPMLGLVTYGMVIAIGMALLAGARFRPWYWLGLNAGTAFGAGFCMWLMYQSLYVINSLCLWCSLAWAATIVMFCYVTVHNVRHRIIKVPEGLRSGLLEFHWMPPVLWIGSIGMLVLTRWWDFWTS; encoded by the coding sequence ATGACGACAGCGGCGATGGACGACGTGGCCTCCGGCGAACGGGCGGACGAGGACGGCGACGGCCGGCGGACGGTGGGCGGCAGCCGCCCCTTCGCCTGGCTGCTGGTGATCACGGGCGCGGCGGGGCTGCTCGCGGCCTGGGTCATCACCATCGACAAGTTCAAGCTGCTGGAGGACCCCTCCTTCACCCCCGGGTGCAGCCTGAACCCGGTGGTCTCCTGCGGCAACATCATGAAGAGCGACCAGGCGTCGGTCTTCGGCTTCCCCAACCCCATGCTGGGCCTGGTCACCTACGGCATGGTGATCGCCATCGGCATGGCCCTGCTCGCGGGCGCGCGCTTCCGCCCCTGGTACTGGCTGGGGCTGAACGCGGGCACCGCCTTCGGCGCCGGGTTCTGCATGTGGCTGATGTACCAGTCGCTGTACGTGATCAACTCGCTCTGTCTGTGGTGCTCGCTGGCCTGGGCCGCGACCATCGTGATGTTCTGCTACGTCACCGTCCACAATGTCCGGCACCGGATCATCAAGGTCCCCGAGGGGCTGCGCTCCGGGCTGCTGGAGTTCCACTGGATGCCCCCCGTGCTCTGGATCGGCAGCATCGGCATGCTGGTGCTGACCCGCTGGTGGGACTTCTGGACGAGCTGA
- a CDS encoding replication-associated recombination protein A, producing the protein MEPDLFTAAAEARQEKDPSSSPLAVRMRPRTLDEVVGQRHLLKPGSPLRRLVGEGPGGPAGASSVILWGPPGIGKTTLAYVVSAATDKRFVELSAITAGVKEVRAVIDGARRAAGGFGKETVLFLDEIHRFSKAQQDSLLPAVENRWVTLIAATTENPYFSVISPLLSRSLLLTLEPLTDDDLRGLLARALREERGLGGALTLPEDAEAHLLRVAGGDARRALTALEAAAGAALDKGEAEITLGTVEETVDRAAVAYDRDGDQHYDVASALIKSIRGSDVDAALHYLARMIEAGEDPRFIARRLMISASEDIGLADPAALPIAVAAAQAVAMIGFPEAALTLSHATIALALAPKSNTATTAIGAALADVRAGLAGPVPAHLRDGHYQGAAKLGHAQGYVYPHDVPGAIAAQQYAPDALHGKRYYEPTRYGAEARYADVVERVRERLGHPGPSGG; encoded by the coding sequence GTGGAGCCCGACCTGTTCACCGCCGCCGCCGAAGCCCGCCAGGAGAAGGACCCGTCCAGCAGCCCCCTGGCCGTCCGGATGCGTCCGCGCACCCTGGACGAGGTCGTCGGGCAGCGGCATCTGCTGAAGCCCGGATCACCGCTGCGACGGCTGGTCGGCGAGGGCCCCGGCGGCCCCGCCGGAGCCTCGTCGGTGATCCTCTGGGGCCCGCCCGGCATCGGCAAGACGACCCTCGCGTATGTGGTCTCCGCCGCGACCGACAAGCGCTTCGTGGAGCTGTCCGCGATCACCGCGGGCGTCAAGGAGGTCCGGGCCGTCATCGACGGCGCCCGGCGCGCCGCGGGCGGCTTCGGCAAGGAGACCGTCCTCTTCCTGGACGAGATCCACCGCTTCTCCAAGGCCCAGCAGGACTCCCTGCTCCCCGCCGTGGAGAACCGCTGGGTCACCCTGATCGCCGCCACCACCGAGAACCCCTACTTCTCGGTGATCTCCCCGCTGCTCTCCCGCTCCCTGCTGCTCACCCTGGAGCCCCTGACCGACGACGATCTGCGCGGGCTGCTCGCCCGGGCGCTGCGCGAGGAGCGCGGGCTCGGCGGGGCGCTCACCCTGCCCGAGGACGCCGAGGCGCATCTGCTGCGGGTCGCGGGGGGCGACGCCCGGCGGGCCCTGACCGCGCTGGAGGCGGCGGCGGGCGCCGCGCTCGACAAGGGCGAGGCGGAGATCACCCTCGGCACCGTCGAGGAGACCGTCGACCGCGCGGCCGTGGCCTACGACCGGGACGGCGACCAGCACTACGACGTGGCGAGCGCGCTGATCAAGTCCATCCGGGGCTCCGACGTGGACGCGGCGCTGCACTATCTGGCCCGCATGATCGAGGCGGGGGAGGACCCCCGGTTCATCGCCCGGCGGCTGATGATCTCCGCGAGCGAGGACATCGGTCTCGCCGATCCCGCGGCGCTGCCCATCGCGGTCGCCGCGGCCCAGGCCGTGGCCATGATCGGCTTCCCGGAGGCCGCGCTCACCCTCAGCCACGCCACGATCGCCCTGGCGCTGGCCCCCAAGTCCAACACCGCGACCACCGCGATCGGCGCGGCGCTCGCCGATGTCCGCGCGGGGCTCGCGGGCCCCGTCCCGGCGCATCTGCGGGACGGCCACTACCAGGGCGCGGCCAAGCTGGGCCATGCCCAGGGCTATGTCTACCCCCATGACGTGCCCGGCGCGATCGCCGCCCAGCAGTACGCGCCGGACGCCCTCCACGGCAAGCGGTACTACGAGCCGACCCGGTACGGCGCGGAGGCCCGGTACGCGGACGTGGTGGAGCGGGTCCGCGAGCGGCTGGGGCACCCGGGCCCCTCCGGCGGCTGA
- a CDS encoding DUF2470 domain-containing protein gives MPSAADRTRTLVQSTCSAVLMIPGLDVPRTEQLVPQARVVGPDGEVFLLFPADSPAVRAATHAQDDELPAVLEITDVAPVSVPQRIRGRAWVSGWLTCAPGLAEPGSTMVRLEPGELYVDDLWGACSVDADTFARASVDPLTAHETELLQHLHSAHSGQVQELCGLLGDRTRALADGDGSPVRAVPLALDRFGLRVRFVGERCFDARFDFPEPVDGVTELRRAMRALFSAAAG, from the coding sequence ATGCCGTCAGCAGCCGATCGCACACGAACTCTCGTACAGAGTACATGCTCGGCGGTGCTGATGATTCCGGGCCTCGACGTGCCCCGCACGGAGCAGCTCGTCCCGCAGGCCCGGGTGGTGGGCCCGGACGGCGAGGTGTTCCTGCTCTTCCCGGCCGACTCGCCCGCCGTGCGGGCCGCCACCCACGCCCAGGACGACGAGCTGCCCGCCGTTCTGGAGATCACCGATGTGGCCCCGGTCTCGGTCCCTCAGCGCATCCGGGGCCGTGCCTGGGTCTCGGGGTGGCTGACCTGCGCCCCCGGCCTCGCCGAGCCCGGCTCGACGATGGTCCGCCTGGAGCCGGGCGAGCTGTATGTGGACGATCTGTGGGGCGCCTGCTCCGTCGACGCCGACACCTTCGCCCGGGCCTCGGTGGACCCCCTGACCGCGCACGAGACGGAGCTGCTCCAGCATCTGCACTCCGCCCACAGCGGGCAGGTGCAGGAGCTGTGCGGCCTGCTCGGGGACCGCACCCGGGCGCTCGCCGACGGCGACGGCTCCCCCGTCCGCGCGGTGCCGCTGGCCCTGGACCGCTTCGGACTGCGGGTGCGGTTCGTCGGGGAGCGCTGCTTCGACGCGCGCTTCGACTTTCCCGAGCCGGTGGACGGCGTCACGGAGCTGCGCCGGGCGATGCGCGCCCTCTTCTCCGCCGCCGCGGGCTGA
- the rpsD gene encoding 30S ribosomal protein S4 produces MPNQSRPKVKKSRALGIALTPKAVKYFEARPYPPGEHGRGRKQNSDYKVRLLEKQRLRAQYNISERQMARAYDRARKAEGKTGEALVVELERRLDALLLRSGIARTIYQARQMVVHGHIEVNGGKVDKPSFRVRPDDVVMVRERSRAKSLFQVAREGGFAADGETPRYLQVNLKALAFRMDRDPQRKEIPVICDEQLVVEYYAGR; encoded by the coding sequence GTGCCTAACCAGTCGCGTCCCAAGGTCAAGAAGTCTCGTGCGCTCGGCATCGCGCTGACGCCGAAGGCCGTCAAGTACTTCGAGGCCCGTCCGTACCCGCCGGGCGAGCACGGCCGTGGCCGCAAGCAGAACTCGGACTACAAGGTCCGTCTGCTGGAGAAGCAGCGGCTGCGTGCGCAGTACAACATCAGCGAGCGCCAGATGGCCCGTGCCTACGACCGCGCCCGCAAGGCCGAGGGCAAGACCGGCGAGGCCCTGGTGGTCGAGCTGGAGCGCCGCCTCGACGCGCTGCTGCTGCGCTCGGGCATCGCCCGCACCATCTACCAGGCCCGTCAGATGGTCGTCCACGGCCACATCGAGGTCAACGGCGGCAAGGTCGACAAGCCGTCCTTCCGCGTCCGTCCCGACGACGTCGTGATGGTCCGCGAGCGCTCGCGCGCCAAGAGCCTGTTCCAGGTCGCCCGCGAGGGTGGCTTCGCCGCCGACGGTGAGACCCCGCGCTACCTCCAGGTCAACCTGAAGGCCCTGGCCTTCCGCATGGACCGGGACCCGCAGCGCAAGGAGATCCCCGTGATCTGCGACGAGCAGCTCGTCGTCGAGTACTACGCCGGCCGCTGA
- a CDS encoding DUF948 domain-containing protein, whose product MTGGEVAGILVAVFWAILVSFLAVALVRLAQTLRATTRLVTEVTEQAVPLLADASATVRSAQTQLDRVDAIATDVQEVTSNASALSTTVASTFGGPLVKVAAFGYGVRRAMGRTDDGTPRERDRTVVVGRTVPPARATRGRWGRKG is encoded by the coding sequence GTGACCGGTGGTGAGGTGGCCGGGATTCTGGTCGCCGTCTTCTGGGCGATCCTGGTCTCCTTCCTGGCCGTGGCGCTGGTGAGGCTGGCGCAGACGCTCAGGGCGACGACGCGGCTGGTGACGGAGGTGACCGAGCAGGCGGTGCCGCTGCTGGCGGACGCCTCCGCGACGGTCCGCTCCGCGCAGACCCAGCTCGACCGGGTCGACGCCATCGCCACCGATGTCCAGGAGGTCACCTCCAACGCCTCCGCGCTCTCCACCACCGTCGCCTCCACCTTCGGCGGCCCGCTGGTCAAGGTCGCCGCCTTCGGCTACGGCGTACGCCGGGCGATGGGCCGCACGGACGACGGGACCCCGCGGGAGCGCGACCGCACCGTGGTCGTCGGCCGTACCGTCCCGCCCGCCCGCGCCACCCGTGGCCGCTGGGGCAGGAAGGGCTGA
- the alaS gene encoding alanine--tRNA ligase: MESAEIRRRWLSFFEERGHTVVPSASLIADDPTLLLINAGMVPFKPYFLGETKPPFPRATSVQKCVRTPDIEEVGKTTRHGTFFQMCGNFSFGDYFKEGAIKLSWELLTTPVEDGGYGLEPEKLWITVYQDDDEAEQIWRDVVGVPAERIQRLGKKDNFWSMGVPGPCGPCSEINYDRGPAFGAEGGPAVNDERYVEIWNLVFMQYERGAGEGKEDFPILGDLPSKNIDTGLGLERLAMILQGVQNMYETDTLRVVMDKATELTGVRYGADHASDVSLRVIADHIRTSVMLIGDGVTPGNEGRGYVLRRIMRRAIRNMRLLGATGPVVAALVDVVVRTMGEQYPELVTDRTRIEAVALAEEARFLKTLNAGTNVLEGAITEAKATGGTVLAGDKAFLLHDTWGFPIDLTLEIAAEQGLSVDEDGFRRLMKEQRAKAKADAKAKKTGHADLSAYREVADGSGATEFTGYAATEGESTIVGLLVDGVPSPAATEGDEVEVVLDRTPFYAEGGGQLADQGRIKLDSGAVIEVRDVQQPVPGVSVHKGSVQVGEVTVGASAYAAIDVKRRRAIARAHSATHLTHQALRDALGPTAAQAGSENSPGRFRFDFGAPSAVPGSVLTDVEQRINEVLSRELDVQAEVMSLDEAKKQGAIAEFGEKYGERVRVVTIGDFSKELCGGTHVHNTAQLGLVKLLGESSIGSGVRRIEALVGVDAYNFLAKEHTVVAQLQELVKGRPEELPEKISGMLAKLKDAEKEIEKFRAEKVLQAAAGLAAGAQDIHGVALVSGRVEDGTSADDLRRLVLDVRGRIPGDRPAVVALFTVANGRPLTVIATNEAGRERGLKAGDLVRTAAKTLGGGGGGKPDVAQGGGQNPEAVGEAIAAVERLVAEVS; the protein is encoded by the coding sequence ATGGAGTCGGCTGAAATCCGCCGCCGCTGGCTGAGCTTCTTCGAGGAGCGCGGGCACACCGTCGTCCCTTCGGCGTCGCTCATCGCGGACGACCCGACTCTGCTGCTGATCAACGCGGGCATGGTGCCGTTCAAGCCCTACTTCCTCGGCGAGACCAAGCCGCCGTTCCCGCGCGCCACCAGCGTGCAGAAGTGCGTCCGCACCCCGGACATCGAAGAGGTCGGCAAGACCACCCGGCACGGCACGTTCTTCCAGATGTGCGGCAACTTCTCCTTCGGCGACTACTTCAAGGAGGGCGCCATCAAGCTCTCCTGGGAGCTGCTGACCACCCCCGTCGAGGACGGCGGCTACGGCCTGGAGCCGGAGAAGCTCTGGATCACCGTCTACCAGGACGACGACGAGGCCGAGCAGATCTGGCGCGATGTCGTCGGTGTGCCCGCCGAGCGCATCCAGCGGCTGGGCAAGAAGGACAACTTCTGGTCCATGGGCGTCCCCGGCCCCTGCGGCCCCTGTTCCGAGATCAACTACGACCGGGGCCCCGCGTTCGGCGCCGAGGGCGGCCCCGCCGTCAACGACGAGCGCTACGTGGAGATCTGGAACCTGGTCTTCATGCAGTACGAGCGCGGCGCGGGCGAGGGCAAGGAGGACTTCCCGATCCTCGGCGACCTGCCCTCCAAGAACATCGACACCGGCCTCGGCCTCGAACGTCTCGCCATGATCCTCCAGGGCGTACAGAACATGTACGAGACCGACACCCTGCGCGTCGTCATGGACAAGGCCACCGAGCTGACCGGCGTCCGCTACGGCGCCGACCACGCCTCCGACGTCTCCCTGCGGGTGATCGCCGATCACATCCGCACCTCCGTCATGCTCATCGGCGACGGTGTCACCCCCGGCAACGAGGGCCGCGGCTATGTGCTGCGCCGCATCATGCGCCGCGCCATCCGCAACATGCGGCTGCTCGGCGCCACCGGACCGGTCGTCGCCGCGCTGGTCGACGTCGTCGTCCGGACCATGGGCGAGCAGTACCCCGAGCTGGTCACCGACCGCACCCGGATCGAGGCCGTGGCCCTCGCCGAGGAGGCCCGCTTCCTCAAGACCCTCAACGCGGGCACCAATGTGCTGGAGGGCGCCATCACCGAGGCCAAGGCCACCGGTGGCACCGTCCTCGCGGGCGACAAGGCGTTCCTGCTCCACGACACCTGGGGCTTCCCCATCGATCTCACCCTGGAGATCGCCGCCGAGCAGGGCCTGAGCGTGGACGAGGACGGCTTCCGCCGTCTGATGAAGGAGCAGCGGGCCAAGGCCAAGGCCGACGCCAAGGCCAAGAAGACCGGCCACGCCGACCTCTCCGCCTACCGCGAGGTCGCCGACGGCTCCGGCGCCACCGAGTTCACCGGCTACGCCGCCACCGAGGGCGAGTCGACCATCGTCGGTCTGCTCGTCGACGGCGTGCCCTCGCCCGCCGCCACCGAGGGCGACGAGGTCGAGGTCGTCCTCGACCGCACCCCCTTCTACGCCGAGGGCGGCGGTCAGCTCGCCGACCAGGGCCGGATCAAGCTGGACTCCGGCGCCGTCATCGAGGTGCGCGATGTGCAGCAGCCGGTGCCCGGTGTCTCCGTGCACAAGGGCTCGGTGCAGGTCGGCGAGGTGACCGTGGGCGCCTCCGCCTACGCCGCCATCGATGTGAAGCGCCGCCGCGCCATCGCCCGCGCCCACAGCGCCACCCATCTCACCCACCAGGCGCTGCGCGACGCCCTCGGCCCGACGGCCGCCCAGGCGGGTTCGGAGAACTCCCCGGGCCGCTTCCGTTTCGACTTCGGCGCGCCCTCCGCCGTCCCCGGCTCGGTCCTCACCGACGTCGAGCAGCGGATCAACGAGGTCCTCTCCCGTGAGCTGGACGTCCAGGCCGAGGTCATGAGCCTGGACGAGGCCAAGAAGCAGGGTGCCATCGCCGAGTTCGGCGAGAAGTACGGCGAGCGGGTCCGCGTCGTCACCATCGGCGACTTCTCCAAGGAGCTGTGCGGCGGCACCCATGTGCACAACACCGCCCAGCTCGGCCTGGTGAAGCTGCTCGGCGAGTCCTCCATCGGCTCCGGCGTGCGCCGGATCGAGGCCCTGGTCGGCGTGGACGCCTATAACTTCCTCGCCAAGGAGCACACGGTCGTCGCCCAGCTCCAGGAGCTGGTCAAGGGCCGTCCCGAGGAGCTGCCCGAGAAGATCTCCGGCATGCTCGCCAAGCTGAAGGACGCCGAGAAGGAGATCGAGAAGTTCCGCGCCGAGAAGGTGCTCCAGGCCGCCGCGGGGCTCGCCGCCGGTGCCCAGGACATCCATGGCGTGGCCCTGGTCAGCGGTCGGGTCGAGGACGGCACCTCCGCCGACGACCTGCGCAGGCTGGTTCTCGACGTCCGGGGCCGCATCCCCGGCGACCGGCCCGCCGTGGTGGCGCTGTTCACCGTGGCGAACGGCCGTCCGCTCACCGTCATCGCCACCAACGAGGCCGGGCGCGAGCGCGGGCTCAAGGCCGGTGACCTGGTGCGCACCGCCGCCAAGACGCTCGGTGGAGGCGGCGGCGGCAAGCCGGACGTCGCCCAGGGCGGCGGCCAGAACCCCGAGGCCGTCGGCGAGGCCATCGCCGCCGTCGAGCGTCTGGTGGCCGAGGTCTCGTGA
- the ruvX gene encoding Holliday junction resolvase RuvX — translation MSSLRRGRRLALDVGDARIGVASCDPDGVLATPVETVPGRDVPAAHRRIRALVEEYEPIEIVVGLPRSLNGREGPAAKKVRTFAGEVARGVAPVPVRLVDERMTTVTATQGLRASGVKAKKGRSVVDQAAAVVILQNALESERAAGSPPGESVEVVV, via the coding sequence GTGAGCTCTCTCCGACGGGGCCGCCGTCTCGCCCTCGATGTGGGGGACGCCCGGATCGGGGTCGCGTCCTGCGACCCCGACGGGGTGCTCGCCACCCCGGTGGAGACCGTGCCGGGACGTGATGTCCCGGCCGCCCACCGGCGGATCAGGGCGCTGGTCGAGGAGTACGAGCCCATCGAGATCGTCGTCGGTCTGCCCCGCTCCCTCAACGGCCGGGAGGGCCCGGCCGCCAAGAAGGTCCGTACCTTCGCCGGGGAAGTGGCCCGGGGCGTGGCACCCGTTCCGGTGCGGCTGGTGGACGAGAGGATGACCACGGTGACCGCCACCCAGGGGCTGCGCGCCTCGGGGGTCAAGGCGAAAAAGGGCCGTTCGGTCGTGGACCAGGCGGCGGCCGTCGTCATCCTCCAGAACGCCCTGGAGTCCGAACGGGCGGCAGGTTCACCCCCGGGCGAGTCCGTCGAAGTGGTTGTCTGA